AATCTGATAGTGGATCGATGGTTCTCATCGCTGGAGCTAATTCTAGAACTTACGAAGTTTCAGATGAGGATTATAACTGCAGATTGTTGTTTGGGTAATCAAATCATCTGCATAAGTTTTTCAGAAATGCTTTGAAGATCCTGAATATGTTGTTTGTTGGTGACTGAATTTATCATAGCAAACATTTTATGTCTCTTGCAGATATACTCCAGTTCGTTCAGATTCGATCATTGGAGAACTTCGACTATCTGAGCCAAGTGATGTAGTATTGCCAGGTATTCATCTCAACTTTCCGCTGATACtagattgatttttttttttcatggtaCTATCATAACTGCTACTGATTTTCGGCCaatagatttatttatttctgcTACTCAAATTTGCATTTTTGTGTCAGAATTGCCAAGAATCGAGGTGCTAGCACTCACCGGTAAAGCTGTTGAAGGACAGATATTGACCGCTTTGGAAATTATCCCAAAGGATGAAAATCAGCAGCTTGTCTGGGGGAAGTACAAGAAAGAAGTGAGATACCAGTGGTAATCTTCATATGCAACTTGCTCGATTATGTCTAAATCGCCACTTTCGTTCACTCACTATGATAGGCCAGAGTCTCACCACATTATCACCCTTTTCTCCGGATCCACCTATAGCTTGTTAGTCGAATAGTATAGAAGCTGTGTTGGTCATCACATGTGTGGACGTCAATGTTGCAGGTTCTTCTCATCTGAAACTGGAAACGAGAAAACTTTCGAGCCAATACCTTCACAGAGGTCTTGCTCATACAAGGTACGGTTTGAGGATATAGGTCGCTGCCTGAAGTGTGAATGCACTGTTACTGATGCGTTTGGACGATCAAGTCAACCCGCATACGCTGAAACTGATTCAGTCATACCAGGTGTTTACTCCGTGCAGCAATTTTTACGACACCTACGAGAGAGTCTTCTTGTGAAGAGTTGTCACTCACGTGTTTCCCGTCTGTTGTATCAGGAATTCCTAGAATAGACAAGCTAGAAATCGAGGGCCGAGGTTTCCACACTAATTTATATGCTGTGCGTGGAACTTATAGCGGGGGAAAGGAAGGCAAAAGTAGGATTCAGTGGCTTAGATCAATGGTTGGAAGTCCTGACCTCATCTCCATTCCTGGTATACAATCTCTCCTGCTTCtgccattattattattattcacaAAAAATTGCACATTAATATGGAAAAAAGCCATGCCAAATTGTGCAAATGCAACAATATGTTCCCTCCTCCATGATGTTATACCTCTTGTGCATGTTTGGTTCATCGTTGCAGAGGAAACGGGAAGGATGTACGAGGCTAATGTGGATGATGTCGGCTACAGGCTAGTAGCTATTTATACACCAGTAAGAGAAGATGGAGTCGAGGGACAACCTGTTTCTACATCGACAGATCCTATCGCAGTTGGTAAGTACATTCTCCTTTTCTTCTACTTCTACTTCTCAACATCATTTGCTTACCACTATGTTGTATAAAAATCGACATACTCGTTTGTCTCTTTGAGACAAACATTGTGCTCTTCAAATTTAATCTAAAGTTTTCATCGAAGTTAATTACTTGTTCTTGCAGAGCCTGATGTCCTTAAAGAAGTGAAACAGAAGCTAGATCTCGGAGCCGTGAAGTTCGAGGTAATGTAGATTTGCACAAGTGCATTAACAGCTGCATTATTTAAACATGACAATGCTTTTTATTTTGCCTTAATTTACAATTACATAAGTATTCAAATATATAGTTGCTGATAGCATCCAAAACTCTATATTCATGAAACTTACAATATTAAGTTGTTCTGATCAGGCCCTCTGCGACAAGGATCGATCTCCTAAAAGGGTAAATACTTATTCAAAACATTCTTATCAAGATTCCTAATATCAAGAATCATCCAATTTTCACTCTCAGCATGGCTTGTTTCCACACTGCAGGTTCCTGGAATGGGAAGTCTTGAGAGAAGAATCCTTGAAGTGAACCGGAAACGAGTCAAGGTCGTGAAACCCGGCTCAAAAACCTCGTTCCCTACAACAGAAATCCGCGGAACCTATACTCCCCCATTCCATGTAACTATTCTTACTTATTTCAATATCTAAGAAACAACTTTTACTGCGTTTCACGTTTCACTTCGCGTGCTGCACTTCCCCTATCTCATCTCGTCCGGCTTTCTCAGGTCGAGCTATTCAGAAACGACCAACACCGTCTCAGGATCGTTGTAGACAGTGAGAATGAAGTGGATTTGATGGTGCAGACACGACACCTCCGTGATGTCATAGTCCTCGTGATAAGGGGTCTCGCGCAGCGCTTCAACAGCACGTCGCTGAATACTCTCCTCAAGATCGAGGCGTGACGTGACGTGGCAATGCAGGTGGAAGTTACTTGTATTATAAGACATAATTGCATGGTTTTTATATGGGCCTTTTCCTCTCCTTTTTATAGAGTGGGAGAAGGGTTGTATGGTGACTGTggaatgagttttttttttttttttttctttttttccctgCAGAGGTATATGGTGTTGTGTGTGATTCTTGTGCATTATTAGCATTGCACCATTGTTGTCCCCTTTTTTTTGGTAGACTTTCAAGGAATTGTTTCAGTGATTTTAATGTACAGAAACGTGGCTTGCCGGTCTCATTGAATTATTGGTtacatgcttctctaatttcTTAATTAGGTGAAAGCACATCATCTGTTTAGAGAGAGAAGCAATGATTTAAATGATTCTTAGTTCGTGGGCAATCAtgtgagaaaatctaaaaaaaaattgacttgtGGTCCCACATCATTCCATTAGCCTTCGTCTACGTAATAATATTAAGTTAATCGAGACCAATTATTACTTCTTTCTTCATTGAAGATCATTGCCCAAAAATTCTCACAACACATTTATATCAATAAAGAAAGCAAACAATTTATCCACAAACAAATTATACTCGCTCCCTCCGTTTCAATAATAAAGTCTCAATCTCTTTTTTGAACgtcttatttataatattttgattcaaataaaaaaaattactttatctACTCTCTAATATCTCTCTcccttcatttatttatattatcttAATTTACATGTATTTGTTTGAGACTAATGTGCTTTCGATGAATTTTGCGGCTGATGTTAACTCTGGCTAAGGCATGTATATAAAAAGGGTGGTTTTGAATAAATTCGATTGATTCAATAATCCACAAAGAAAAGCAATAGGAATTTTTTAATCAATCATAACATCTTAACGAGAAGAGGAAAACGGTAGTGATATCTATGCACACGAGAATGAATACTGAATAGACACAGGAAAGCAACTTATgagcaaataaaaaaaatttaatctaaAGAGCATTCCCGCCATCGGCGCCTACGGTCTtatcctcctccgccgccgcggccGGTTGCGGCACTCTGCCCTCCTCGACGTTCCTGTACGTCTTGCCCTGAGCCGCCTCCAACTCGTACAACTTCGCCGTGTCGTACGACGCATGAAGCCCGAACAGCAAGTAGTACACCAGCAGGAACGCCGACCACACCGAGAACCTCACGAACGACTTCCCGTCTATGGATCCCAGCAAGAAGATGTTGATCGCGATCGACGCCGACGGCAGCCACGGCACCAACGGCACGCCCCACAGCTTCGGCGCGCGCGCCTGCGGCACCAAGAGCCACAGCCCCACCGTCGCCAGGATCCAAACCGGCACCGTCACGCAGTACCCGATCCAGCCGTCCTCGCTCACACCCCAGTAGAGCGACGTCCCGATCGACGacgccaggatcagcaccaggaACACCACCAGCTTCCTCCGGTTCCCCTCCGTCGTCACGCCGCTCACGTAGTATCTCCGCACGATCAGCGCCAGCGCCACCAGCATGAAGATGAAGAGCGTCGCGATCGAGAGCAAGTTTGCCAGCACTCCAAGATCCGTGAAGAAGGCGATCACCGCCGTGGCGGCGAGCATCACGATGGTGGCGATGATCGGCGTCCCCGTCTTCGGATCGACCCGGGCGAACCACGGCGGCATCATGTGCGTCCTCGCTATGTGCGTGAGGTACCGAGCCTGCCCGACGGCGCTGACGAGGAGGACCGACGTCATGCCCTTCAACGCGCCGGCGGCGACGACGTACTGAGCCCAGCCCCACCCCACCTTCTTGAACGCCACCGAGAAGGGCGCGTTGACGTCGATGTCGTCGTACGGTTGCATGAGGCAGAGAACCACCGCTAGCACGCAGTAGATCGTGGTGGTGATCACCATCGACCCCACGAGGCCTATGGGGATGTCTCTGGCCGGATTCTTGGTCTCCTCCGCCATGGTGGAGACGGCGTCGAAGCCCACGTAGGCGAAGAAGAGCACCGCGGAGGCCTTGAAGATGCCGCGG
The genomic region above belongs to Salvia miltiorrhiza cultivar Shanhuang (shh) chromosome 5, IMPLAD_Smil_shh, whole genome shotgun sequence and contains:
- the LOC130985122 gene encoding cationic amino acid transporter 1, whose translation is MEGDDKSESSGLRKRRMCSCTKDDFLPEESFKSWGNYVSAFKQTPARLLDRVTTRSSLEAELEVKARSGGQMKKTLNWWDLIWFGMGAVIGAGIFVLTGQEAHNHAGPAVVLSYAFSGLSALLSVFCYTEFAVEIPVAGGSFAYLRVELGDFVAFIAAGNILLEYIIGGAAVARSWTSYFATLCNHQPEDFRFQVDGLAKDFNQLDPIAVGVIIVICIFAVLSTKGSSRLNYIASVVHMVVIIFIIIAGFIKADTKNYTPFAPHEVRGIFKASAVLFFAYVGFDAVSTMAEETKNPARDIPIGLVGSMVITTTIYCVLAVVLCLMQPYDDIDVNAPFSVAFKKVGWGWAQYVVAAGALKGMTSVLLVSAVGQARYLTHIARTHMMPPWFARVDPKTGTPIIATIVMLAATAVIAFFTDLGVLANLLSIATLFIFMLVALALIVRRYYVSGVTTEGNRRKLVVFLVLILASSIGTSLYWGVSEDGWIGYCVTVPVWILATVGLWLLVPQARAPKLWGVPLVPWLPSASIAINIFLLGSIDGKSFVRFSVWSAFLLVYYLLFGLHASYDTAKLYELEAAQGKTYRNVEEGRVPQPAAAAEEDKTVGADGGNAL